From Rhopalosiphum padi isolate XX-2018 chromosome 2, ASM2088224v1, whole genome shotgun sequence:
TTcgataaaacgaaataaaaatacctccacgtcaagtataatatattataataaatagtatctaCTCGTACTAtgcctatgtataatattattttatactcgcTGTGCGACAGTAACACTAGCCGACGGTtataaattcgtttttaaattctgaTAGGTCTGTCAATGACTCGTAAGCTTGCATTCCAATCCAATTCTGTAAGGCATAGTCACTGTAAGGTGCAATGTATCGTGCATTTTCTTCCCCCTCTTTCTCCCTCActatattcatgtatatatatttctttatttttttttttttttactccaaTTTCGTGATTTTTTCTCTCAGCTCGGGTGTCCAATTACAAGCGCGCCTAACAATTTCAAGCAATCTatcaaaatgtgtataaatacatatatatatactactttCTTTACAGTTTCTCTTTAAGCAACCGCCCATTATTAAGCTAGATAAACTACGAGGTTTTAACTAGCATGTAGAAGAAAGGCAATAATCATTATTGCTTCGTATAATCTCTGTATACTTGTAGCTACTTCTCATCTGacacatacacaatattaatCATTGTACATTATGGAGTTCGGTGTAATTCAAAAACAGTATACAGATAACAATTCTTTCAATTCCTACGACCAACAGTGGTTCGGAATACAaatgaataattcaattaaaatacccCTTCGCTATAGATAAACAGATAGAtagatatatacctattataactacatatttaaaacatttttacttattaccACAATACCACTGTCCGACAATTTAAAATTCGCTATTcacatacttttaaaatatttgattaaattatttcgcCCTAAGAGttctgtaaaaaattaaatgtatttgaagtcattttgtagtatttataacttttacgcAGTAAAATAaagatgattatttaaatttcacttTTATTCAAGTCAACATTTAATCTAAAAGATACCAACAAACACAAATTAGTTTATGCACCACTAAAGTTTCTCTGCAGTTGCCTTTTTCCTGGTTTCTATACTCGgtcaataaacattatttgtatatttatttaatgttcttTAGTCCTTTTTGcgattttatttagttataaacattataggaataataataaaaataataaattacacctATATAGGGGAatgatttctaaaaattatatatatacgtagtacACCCTATCCACATTAAATACCatgcaaatttttttattataatgctatactctaaatataattttaaagacaaTTTAGCACTCCgcgaaatcaaaaatataataattattaatataatttgtattttgcaaACAAATTtaagacaaatttaaatttcagtatTAGGTACACCATAATAAAGGCAAGcacaatatgataaataaattcttaaattgattttgggttttttttaacgTCCACCGATTGTTATGCATTGAATGGATAGGTTAAATTGAGAATTCTACAGTTTTATAACcatcgtaaaatatttttttataagtatattatatttaaaaacgataAGCTAGATAGATCTTGAAAAACCAAGCTAAAGATATGTAAgatgtacattaatataatataatatgataaataagtaaattatacatatatacctttAATCATCATACATATATCTGCTAtaatacagttaaaaaattcaaagtagTATCACATTTATCATAGAATAACGTATTACACTGTGACTGTTatccacaaaatatattatatgcaattaaaTACGTGCACTTTTAAAACACGATCCATGAAATATGACATAGTTTATACagctcgaaaaaataaaaacaaataatgcccagctaatataattaaatctaagaaatatttattaccataataaCCAGTAGGCTTATcataatgtatcataatattaaaatagatatttctaCATGCTGTTACATATGGATACATTCCATCACGATCTTATGTAACTATgaaaatgagtgatttatatACGTTATTCATGTTTAATTcatcatacatttaaatataatatgattaattattatgaattatttattattatatatgtttttaatatgcgttattttgttttagtcgAAATTAAACTGTGAAGTACTCCATGAGCCTTTAGGATACGAAGTACGTTGGGCAATAGCAGGTGACAGCATTGTAGTTCAGCTGGTCGCTAAGTTAGgtaagttatgtaaaatattaaaatttgtaataaaaaaaatattgttttaattttcaatttaaaatttaattctataatttttaatctatattaaaaCTAGATTTTGATGTGCGTGCAATATAAgctctacaattttaaaattttattgtaagttatatttgtaaaatattttgttttacaagaGAATTATACATATCTCCAAAATGCACATATGTTATAGCGCATAAGTACaagtgttaaatattaaacatataataaattttaaatacctaaaaggAAGACTAAACCTGTGGTTCAATCCACTCGGTGAAATAATTAAGCTGAACAGTAttgtgttaacatttttaaaatgcaaactataataccttttattaaaataattgttacttaatttattttatttataatagtttaaagtatttaaacaattttggtACTTtgcagttacaaaaaaaaataaacattattaaagaatatcgTCAATATTGAATCTTAGtatgtattatcaataattaatctgGTTTTCGACAGAAatctcaaaatatatataaatattataataaagcctAAAGGTGATATACAAAACTAGtacactaaattaaaattggtcTTAAATATTTCTCGTCACGTTTTTCAATACTAAATGTATCGTTGgtctaatattacttatttcctTACACAATCTTGACATatcacgaattattattattgctttaatCAACAATATTTCTCACACTTTTCCTCCCAAACTACTACATAATCAAAGTTGCAAATTTCAAACATGATTTACTATTCTCACATAACGTGCCTGgttcctttttatttattaggcaattattaattattatgagttaATTCAGCAGAAGttgaataatagtttatttttattatttatttttagtacctactttaagttattaaaaattattctaaaacatttattataaaatctcaTTTTTAATGAAAGTAAAATTTGTTAAGAAAagtcattattgtaaaatgtaaagtaCCTTAAAGTGTGCCGCTtctatagatttaatttaattaaaacataaattaacaattttatccaTCTTGTTTCTATaccttatattatgtaaaaataatcaagaataTTAAATcgacttatttttaattacttagcaataaataattagttatttgttagttagttatacataatagttaatagaatattatacttattagtaattagaatacaatttaataaaactctatacactttatattttgcttatactatatttttataaataatgaattaatgaacAACCCgtacattaatacaattaaattttaaataaaccatcatttaaaatgtatatttaatattaagtgggtaataaaaaaaaattaaatttatattttatttatttttattgatgaaattttttatgcacaatattttattgcattaccTATGATATAGTTCAAAAAGACTACtgcatttgtttttttatgtctCATTTTCCTtcaaacgtaataatatttttatcaacataattaaatctaaaattcaatgtttttattttattagacattatactacattataaCTTAACGCATTACgtcaaaatttttaatatactgttGATTTTTAGAAGACAACCAATACATGTCTTTTGGTATATCTGGTTCACCTACATCAAATCGCATGATTGGAGGTGATGTAGTTGTAGCCGGAGTAGATCAAACCACAATCAGTGGCTTTGCTCAAGATTATTACTTATTGGATAAATCACAGTGCATTGTACAACAAGATACTGGACAAGTCAGCGGTAGTTGTCCTGATTCCAATATTCAGGtatacaaattgttatttgttaaacaaataacaaatttaacacaattaaatatttgatgctTTCTTAATAAGATGTTACTTTATTTaagttcattaatcattatgtagtatccatatataatacattaagttTGTGTTTGATTGTAGTTTAAATGAATTATCAAATaccattaaaacattatttaaatacattaatttatattaatttaacactgATTTTTCTGATTTcgataattatagttttattatatattctatacaacactaaaatagttatagttgttttttcgaattttacattattttaagtagttttttaaacagaaaataaattaataatttataatatgttaataatgtagaaaaatgtcattgtggcacaaatagatttaaaaacgataggatatttaaataaatgatctTTCCTAGGGCCCGGCCGGTGAAAGTGTTCGTTTATTGAATGCAGCAATAGTCAATGGATATTCGATAGTCACATACCAGAGGCCATTAAAGTCAAAAGATAATCTTGACTTACCAATATTGACTAATAACAGTCAGCCAATAATTTGGGCAGTCGGTCCTTTGAATGACAAACACGAGGTTTCATATCATCCAATATTTTCGAaaggtacttatttatttatttattagtaacgttatattttatattacctagtatattatgatattattatttatactataatttattaataatcatattataaagatGTATCTATCAGTGAATATGATACACTCATATTCTTACCCAATGAACTTTATTGTgtattgtatacctacctatatctatattagtatatacatGAAGAATCAGAATCATACATTGACATCGAACACATTCAATAACCGTATTTCTATTGTTACATGAATACAAAGGATACACGTCGAGATTAGAACCGTCACtgtaccatattttttttttgtatacctataacattatattattattgtagtcgcTAACAAATTAAATACGCCCATATTCCATATAAATccttgtaaaaaatttaatatttgatttacctaccagatattattttatttaatacggaACACGGTAGtctgtgttatttttaaaatcttaatacaTCATAGACTGAAACgactgaatttataaaataatatataatatgtcattatgTCAAGGTATTATGCCCCCGAAAGCCCACTAAAAACGTCATAACTTCTTGGTTTACATTTCATATGCTCTTATActgaactttaaatttatacttaaatcaaAGGAGcccttttatttttatgataaaacattattattcttattttttttcttttggtcatcataatttcaatattttaaagtttataaaagtatatatatatataatataattattataatatttgagggaaaaataaattataattattgacaaatttgtatttataatttatttccaaaTGTATAACTTATTGGTACAAGGACTATGATTGTAtactaacttatatattattgtattttttatagaaacgataaaaattgattttggcCGTTTACCAGAATGGAACTGTCCTATACCAGATACAGATACTAAATCGGTTGCAGTTCATAACGAAGTTACAACCGTAAAAAGTTCAACAGATATTATTGCAACCAGCCAAAGTTCAATAAAAGAGGTTAATACGATTTTTTCATATATTCTATTCCAGTAGGTAAGCTTATCgtctacaaatatatatttttcaggtAACCCCTACTAAGAAAATTCGCCCCCGTCCGGTTCCCAAACCCGCCCCAGTAGAAAATAACAATGTTGCATGGGATATCCCAGCCATTCAATGTTACGAACCAGACGATGGTGTTTTCTATGCTCAAATGGGCCCTACTGGAGGAAAACACGGATATTCTGCTATTACAGGTTAGTTATTGCTTATCATtcagataaaaatacaaaaatataaaaaataaactatgtaggtacttataattatgaattgtaagtgaataacattttatttaatttttataggacACGTTGGATGGGGAATTTCATGGTACATAAACGGATTACTCATACCAGAAATAAATGTCGTCAGAGGACAAACATACACATTTGTAGTTGAAGGAGGATTAGATACAGAAATACCAGCGAAATACCACCCATTTTATATTACTGATGATCCTGTTGGCGGTTATGGTTACAAAACAGCCGAAGAAAgagatgtaattattttttagtgcaCACATTATAATCGtgctttttaaacttatttacacattttacacTTAATGTAAGTTTAGTGTTTatagataatgtttttattaattttatcttttatttgacAGAACATACGAATATTTGCTGGTGTAAGCGTTAGCAAATCAGGAGAAGTAATCCCAACAGGTGTTGGTCGTTTGTGCAATTGGACTCCAGATCCACAACAGCCTTCTGCAGATGAATTTGTTTCCTTTGGCGCTTATCAAAGAACTTTAAGTCTGGCATGTGATAACGGAGATCCTGGAATAGTACAATGGACTCCGGATGCAGACACACCGGATACCGTTTATTACCatgtaattaaaatgatttattaatttaaaatataaaaccattaatatacctatataaatacattttcctaTAACTTAagtaaattatctaaatattttaaaacaattataatattatttaattcagtacttttacttattaaaaatagttgattaaaatattaaaacttattatgcacttaggttttttttttttaattgatttatttatatatattttaaattttttaatataattaaaaattatcaaattatttttaaaaaattatttattttttactgttttttatagtgtttcacGCATCGCCACTTGGGTTGGAAAATTAACGTATTGGATGCATGTGATAAAGAACAGCCTAACTCTGAGCCTAGTGCGGTGCCTGTTTCAGAAGATTTACAGTCTAGAGGTAGCATTCAATACACAACGAGAGTGAAACCAGACGTTGAGaataaacagttttttaataataatgagccTTTGAAGAATAACATCAACCTACAATCAGACCACAAAGGACATAATATGCCATTAATTCCCTCTGCATTGGAAGAAAATCTTAAAAccgatttttataaatcttcAACTAATCGCgatcaatttgtttataatacctacaaattCCCTCCAGCTACGTCACAACAAAACACTCTTTACACATATCCAAACTCAAATTATACATATGGAAACGTGCCATTTTATATGCCGAAATCTCACTACGGAAGTCCGCAACCTGTGACCTCTCCTACTTACAATTACATGATACCGTCATAtaatgttaacaataataattatagacccATTAGACAACCGGTCATTCCACATTTCCAAGCGCAACCTAATATTCTCCCAGACCAACATTCGGCACAAATGGTTTTCACCCCTAAGCAGCCGGTTGCTGTAAAACATGGTTACCGAGTATCGGGTAAGAGGTTACCGTCAAATG
This genomic window contains:
- the LOC132920260 gene encoding protein Skeletor, isoforms B/C, which codes for MRCSDVVSTVGRHRHHRNHHNHHLGLQMLAALLCLTSVVTSAAEYYGKYLGPLKSYHHGLGGDVYAVDARTLHIRNFVYDGEGPAAYFYGSNGKQPGINGYRIRDEKATTNPLKRYRNEHLTITLPEGLTLHDIKWFYVWCEDFSVNFGDVKIPYNLDYPKPQKIDSLSGIHGVSSENIVVVDAQTLLIPGFSYDGEAPDAKFWVGAGDKPTPQGIRVADENGKEMPLRRYDRKTIVLTLPGDLTIFDIGHFGIWCEAFTVDFGHVSVPSVLSVPPSLKMLGVLPQSKLNCEVLHEPLGYEVRWAIAGDSIVVQLVAKLEDNQYMSFGISGSPTSNRMIGGDVVVAGVDQTTISGFAQDYYLLDKSQCIVQQDTGQVSGSCPDSNIQGPAGESVRLLNAAIVNGYSIVTYQRPLKSKDNLDLPILTNNSQPIIWAVGPLNDKHEVSYHPIFSKETIKIDFGRLPEWNCPIPDTDTKSVAVHNEVTTVKSSTDIIATSQSSIKEVTPTKKIRPRPVPKPAPVENNNVAWDIPAIQCYEPDDGVFYAQMGPTGGKHGYSAITGHVGWGISWYINGLLIPEINVVRGQTYTFVVEGGLDTEIPAKYHPFYITDDPVGGYGYKTAEERDNIRIFAGVSVSKSGEVIPTGVGRLCNWTPDPQQPSADEFVSFGAYQRTLSLACDNGDPGIVQWTPDADTPDTVYYHCFTHRHLGWKINVLDACDKEQPNSEPSAVPVSEDLQSRGSIQYTTRVKPDVENKQFFNNNEPLKNNINLQSDHKGHNMPLIPSALEENLKTDFYKSSTNRDQFVYNTYKFPPATSQQNTLYTYPNSNYTYGNVPFYMPKSHYGSPQPVTSPTYNYMIPSYNVNNNNYRPIRQPVIPHFQAQPNILPDQHSAQMVFTPKQPVAVKHGYRVSGKRLPSNVPMPNGAHHSVVYKKPVYKFNTQSPLPLVNHYSPVPSISQPMLSVYPGYFQQQQQPLIQQQLQQPMFHQQQKPMFYQQQQPLVQQPSTSVSQSVSVSYSSSKYPKTQQMTGYVPIQSRQETDVQQHQSQGGFNPNTVIVEGGFKPILPGGSGILQDRSDKEISDTVGDYDETATVRHYEKKMSKKLISRKPTVKHMDVKTKEDTTEPQITIVTTTENVDYKNRANTENTMELNQTTGILVL